Within Thermococcus celer Vu 13 = JCM 8558, the genomic segment CTCGGCCTTCGTCGTCAAAGCGGGCCTCTACGCCATGGCCAGGATCGTCTACCTCATGAAGGACGTCGGGAGCTGGAGTTCGATCCTCAAACTGCTCGTCATCCTGGCGACCCTCACGGTCATCGTTGCAGAGCTTGCCGCACTCAGGCAGAGGAACGTCAAGAGGATGATAGCCTACTCGAGCATATCCCAGATAGGTCTTATCGCCCTCGCCTTCGCTCTCGGAACCCAGAGCGGCGTCGATGCAGGGGTATTTCACATGATAAACCACGCCATAGTCAAGGCCCTCCTCTTCTTGGCCGTGGGCTACGTTGCGGTGGCCCTCGGTGGGGCGGAGATGGAGAACTTCAGGGGGCTCGGAAAGAGGATGCCCGTCACGGCCTTCACCATATCCGTTGGCGCCATAGCCACCGTCGGGGTACCGCTGTTCAACATCTTCTGGAGCAAGATAAGGATAATACTCGCGACGCTCTCGGTCGGCTACACCTGGGCCGCCGCGCTCGTTCTGGCGGCGAGCGTTGTGGAGGCGGTCTATTACTTCAGGCTGCTCCACGTCATATGGTTCGAGGGGACCGGCGAGAGGATGCACGAGAACATGGCGATGGGCATCATGTTGCTGTTCCTCGCCGCGCTGGTTATCGTCATTGGGGTCTATCCAAGCTACGCCTGGAACCTCGCCCAGAAGGCTGGAAACGACATCTTCAACGTCGCCCAGTACGTTAAGAACGTACCACTGATGGGGGTGGGAGCATGAGCAACGAACTCCTTATCATACTTCTTAGCCCATTAATAGCGGGAGTCCTGGCATGGGTGCTCGATATA encodes:
- a CDS encoding proton-conducting transporter transmembrane domain-containing protein: MNGQYASLLIALPLISAFFVPLIKGAGKNAIKSYLVLITALQTGVAAWVFQEVYSTGKPMIVMAGGWKPPVGINLYIGHFAALFVLIVAAVSFLMAIFSFKAVNVEPIDKYAMLFLLLMLGATGMIATGDIFNLFVFMEITSISAYALTAYNKTGEAAEASMKYIVLGGIGSSFFLVGVALIYGALGTLNMAQIAQLASTLNPTVAQVGLALVVFGLAVEAEIFPLNAWAPDAYQAAPHPITVMFSAFVVKAGLYAMARIVYLMKDVGSWSSILKLLVILATLTVIVAELAALRQRNVKRMIAYSSISQIGLIALAFALGTQSGVDAGVFHMINHAIVKALLFLAVGYVAVALGGAEMENFRGLGKRMPVTAFTISVGAIATVGVPLFNIFWSKIRIILATLSVGYTWAAALVLAASVVEAVYYFRLLHVIWFEGTGERMHENMAMGIMLLFLAALVIVIGVYPSYAWNLAQKAGNDIFNVAQYVKNVPLMGVGA